TATACCCACAACATTCGGGCTATTCAATGCGCTCTCATATAGCTCGCGAAGATATGTAATTTCGGCATAGGTGTTGGTATAAGACTGGAAGTAAGCTAGGTACTTTTTAGCCCCCGTGCGCTTGATAATCACTTTCTGGCCGGCCAAAACCTGCTCTGGGACGGGTGTAATAATCTTTCTGTCGGAGGGTGAAAAAGAGGCGTTATTGCAGAAGGTACATCCCCCTAGCCCTTTTGAGCCATCACGATTAGGGCAAGTAAATGCGGCGTTAATCGACACTTTATGAACTCGCTCACCCCACTTATGTTTTAAGTGACTCCCCAGTGTAGTGGCATGTTTTGTTAGATCCATTACCAGCCAACCTTCGAGTCAAAACAAGATTCTATAGTGGGCTTAGTCCATAACTGCTGCATAACCTGTAGCGACCTTTTTCAATAAGTTGCGCAAATTTTCGAGAGGCTATCAGAGCTTTTTAAAAACTGAGTTGATGATCATCAAGGCGAGTAATACAGGCTAAGGCACTATTGTTCGCCATGCGCCCCACACTATTAGGAGTTTATTTTGTTTCCAAGACCACCATCCCCAGCAAAATTATATGCACAACTCCCTCGGGTATTAGCGAAACCACTCACCCATGTTCCTTTTATGGCGCAGAGGTTTGGCATGACTAAAGTGCTGCAACAGGTTTTTAAAGAGTCACTTGAGTCAGGTGAGTGTGAGTTTTTAAGAAACCGTTGGTTGTTGGTTAAAATAAATGATCTAGACCTAAGCTGGTACTTTAGTCTCGGGCCGAATGACAGCATTCTCTTGCAGCCGTCAGGCAGGCACGATGTAAGCATCAGCGGGAATCTAAACGAATTTATTTTGTTGGCAGCAAGAAAAGAAGACCCTGATACGCTATTCTTTCAAAGGCGCCTGCTTATTGAAGGGGATACCGAACTCGGGTTAGAGGTCAAAAACCTGATAGACGCTTTAGACACCAACGAGCTTTCTAATGAGCTACGTTTTCTTTTAAGTAGCGCAGGTGAGTATGTGAGTATCTTTGCATCCTAATTCGCTTCACTAACAGCCAGTATCGACAACGCTTTTGGGTACTGCTTATGGTTGCTGATTAGGGGTACTGCTTGGCAACTAACTAGTGGCTAAGTTGAGTACGACGTTGCTGTTAATAAAGACTCGACAACAAATGATATTGCGCTAGGTCAAAGCTTCCATAACTTTACTTAAAAGTACTCCTTTAGAGGCATGCCAAACCCATAAAGGCCGGTTTAAGATAACCGAAACTCGAATTAAAGTGTGATACCCATGTTAGATGAATTGAAACTAGAACAAATTAAGAAACACTATCTTTTTTCTGGCCTTTCAGAAAAGACACTAGCGGAAGTTGCCCGAACAACCAAGTTGTGTGAATTGGAGCCTGATCAGCACCTGTTCTTTCAAGGTGAGCAAGCAGACCATTTTTATCTGATACTTTCTGGTCAAGTTAAGCTCACACGCCTGACCCCTGACGGGAATGAAAAAGTCATCGAAATACTGATGCCTGGACAAACATTTGCTGAAGCCGTCATGTTCATGCACAAAGATGATTATCCAGTAACTGCAACTTCGATATCAGACGCGAAAGTGTTTTCATTTAATAGCAAACATTTTCTCAGTATTTTGGAAGAGAACCCAAAAACATGCTTGAGCTTGTTGGGGGACTTGGCACTGCGCCTTAGAGGTCGACTCAATGAAATTGAGAACCTGACAATGAAGAATGCTACCTACCGAGTGGTGAGATTCTTCTTAAACGAGCTTGAGAAACAGGGCGAAACCAATAGCCGAGTTGAGCTATCTATTCAAAAACAGCTGATAGCATCTCGCTTGTCGATCAAACCAGAAACGCTTTCTCGCATCTTCCATACACTCAAAGAACGTCAGATTTTAGAAACTCAAGGGAAGATTATTATCATCAAGGATGTTGAGAAACTAAAGTCGTTTGAGTAGACCTTAAGGTCAAAAAGTTTAGGGTATCAGCATCAA
This genomic window from Alkalimarinus sediminis contains:
- the ubiT gene encoding ubiquinone anaerobic biosynthesis accessory factor UbiT — its product is MFPRPPSPAKLYAQLPRVLAKPLTHVPFMAQRFGMTKVLQQVFKESLESGECEFLRNRWLLVKINDLDLSWYFSLGPNDSILLQPSGRHDVSISGNLNEFILLAARKEDPDTLFFQRRLLIEGDTELGLEVKNLIDALDTNELSNELRFLLSSAGEYVSIFAS
- a CDS encoding Crp/Fnr family transcriptional regulator, which encodes MLDELKLEQIKKHYLFSGLSEKTLAEVARTTKLCELEPDQHLFFQGEQADHFYLILSGQVKLTRLTPDGNEKVIEILMPGQTFAEAVMFMHKDDYPVTATSISDAKVFSFNSKHFLSILEENPKTCLSLLGDLALRLRGRLNEIENLTMKNATYRVVRFFLNELEKQGETNSRVELSIQKQLIASRLSIKPETLSRIFHTLKERQILETQGKIIIIKDVEKLKSFE